A single Panulirus ornatus isolate Po-2019 chromosome 18, ASM3632096v1, whole genome shotgun sequence DNA region contains:
- the LOC139754945 gene encoding uncharacterized protein: SSSSSSSSSLSSSSLSSSSSSSSSSSSSSSSSLSSSSLSSSSSSSSSSSLSSSSLSSSSSSSSSSSSSSSSSLSSSSLSSSSSSSSSSSSSSSSSSLSSSSLSSSSSSSSSSSSSSSSLSSSSLSSSSSSSSSSSSSSLSSSSLSSSSSSSSSPSSSSSSSSSSSSSLSSSSLSSSSSSSSSSSSSSSSLSSSSLSSSSSSSSSSSSSSSSSSSLSSSSLSSSSSSSSSSSSSSSSSSLSSSSLSSSSSSSSPSSSSPSSSSLSSSSSSPSSSSFIIIFIIIIFIIIVEEYLFEPKKAAERPLKKVLALSTTVRPLNTTLRP, translated from the coding sequence tcatcatcatcatcatcatcatcatcactgtcatcatcctctttatcatcatcatcatcatcatcatcatcatcatcatcatcatcatcatcatcactgtcatcatcctctttatcatcatcatcatcatcatcatcatcatcatcactgtcatcatcctctttatcatcatcatcatcatcatcatcatcatcatcatcatcatcatcatcatcactgtcatcatcctctttatcatcatcatcatcatcatcatcatcatcatcatcatcatcatcatcatcatcactgtcatcatcctctttatcatcatcatcatcatcatcatcatcatcatcatcatcatcatcatcactgtcatcatcctctttatcatcatcatcatcatcatcatcatcatcatcatcatcatcactgtcatcatcctctttatcatcatcatcatcatcatcatcatcaccgtcatcatcatcatcatcatcatcatcatcatcatcatcactgtcatcatcctctttatcatcatcatcatcatcatcatcatcatcatcatcatcatcatcatcactgtcatcatcctctttatcatcatcatcatcatcatcatcatcatcatcatcatcatcatcatcatcatcatcactgtcatcatcctctttatcatcatcatcatcatcatcatcatcatcatcatcatcatcatcatcatcatcactgtcatcatcctctttatcatcatcatcatcatcatcatcaccgtcatcatcatcaccgtcatcatcatcactgtcatcatcatcttcatcaccatcttcatcatcgttcatcatcatcttcatcatcatcatcttcatcatcatcgttgAGGAATATTTGTTTGAACCCAAGAAGGCAGCAGAACGACCACTTAAGAAAGTGCtcgccttaagcacgacggtacgacccttgaacacaacgctacgaccctga